From the genome of Neodiprion pinetum isolate iyNeoPine1 chromosome 3, iyNeoPine1.2, whole genome shotgun sequence, one region includes:
- the Prp19 gene encoding pre-mRNA-processing factor 19, whose amino-acid sequence MALSCAISNEVPEHPVISPVSGSIFEKRLIEKYVAENGVDPINGKDLAVEQLIDVKATPLVKPKPPSATSIPAILKILQDEWDAVMLHSFTQRQQLQTARQELSHALYQHDAACRVIARLTKEVTAAREALATLKPQAGITQATVIPQPSVAVEAGGAAAQPTEQAGITEDVIQKLQERATVLTQERKRRGRSIPEDLLPQESIRAFQTLASHPGLHSASVPGILALDIHGADTSKILTGGADKNATVFNKDTEQVVAILKGHTKKVTRVIYHPEEDVVMTASPDTTIRVWNVGTSQTTLLLRAHDAPVTGLSLHPTGDYLLSSSLDQHWAFSDIRTGRLLTKVAGQSGQPLTTAQFHPDGLIFGTGTADSQVKIWDLKEQSNVANFPGHSGPITAISFSENGYYLATAAEDSCVKLWDLRKLKNFKTLQLDDSYEVKDICFDQSGTYLAVAGSDIRIYLCKQWQELKVLNDHTATATGVRFGKHAQYIASTSMDRTLKLYGLP is encoded by the exons ATGGCACTGTCTTGTGCAA TTTCCAACGAGGTCCCAGAGCACCCGGTAATCTCTCCGGTTTCCGGTTCTATTTTCGAAAAACGGCTTATCGAAAAGTATGTTGCGGAAAATGGAGTGGATCCTATAAATGGAAAAGATCTTGCAGTTGAGCAGCTGATTGATGTAAAGG CTACGCCTCTTGTAAAGCCAAAACCACCGAGCGCAACATCTATTCCTGCAATTCTAAAGATTCTACAAGATGAGTGGGATGCAGTAATGTTACATTCGTTTACTCAGAGACAACAGCTTCAGACAGCCAGACAGGAGTTGTCTCATGCTTTATACCAGCACGATGCAGCCTGCCGAGTTATTGCTAGATTGACCAAGGAAGTTACTGCAGCCAGAGAAGCACTGGCCACTCTTAAGCCACAAGCAGGCATTACTCAAGCAACTGTTATTCCACAACCG TCTGTTGCAGTGGAAGCTGGTGGTGCGGCAGCTCAACCAACTGAACAAGCTGGCATCACTGAGGAtgttattcaaaaattacaagaaCGAGCTACTGTTTTAACTCAAGAACGAAAAAGACGTGGACGTTCTATACCGGAAGATCTCTTACCACAAGAAAGCATCAGGGCATTCCAGACACTTGCTTCACACCCG GGATTGCATTCCGCAAGTGTACCAGGAATTCTGGCACTTGATATACATGGGGCAGATACCAGCAAAATTCTAACTGGAGGCGCAGACAAAAATGCAACAGTTTTTAATAAGGACACTGAACAAGTAGTTGCTATTCTTAAAGGACACACCAAAAAG gTCACACGAGTTATTTATCATCCGGAAGAAGATGTGGTTATGACAGCATCACCTGATACGACAATTCGTGTTTGGAATGTGGGAACAAGCCAAACGACACTTTTATTGAGGGCTCATGATGCACCTGTAACTGGCCTCTCACTTCACCCTACAGGAGATTATTTGTTGAGCTCATCTCTGGACCAGCACTGGGCTTTTTCGGACATACGTACTGGCAGACTACTGACAAAG GTAGCTGGGCAATCTGGACAGCCTTTGACAACAGCCCAATTCCATCCAGATGGGCTTATCTTTGGTACAGGAACAGCTGATTCTCAAGTCAAGATTTGGGATTTGAAAGAGCAGTCAAACGTGGCTAATTTCCCCGGTCATTCAGGTCCAATTACCGCTATTAGCTTCTCAGAAAACGGATATTACTTAGCAACAGCCGCAGAAGACTCTTGTGTCAAACTATGGGATTTGCGAAagcttaaaaatttcaagacacTTCAATTAGATGACTCTTATGAAGTGAAAGATATTTGTTTTGATCAAAGTGGTACATACCTTGCTGTGGCTGGATCCGACATCAG aATTTATTTGTGTAAGCAATGGCAAGAATTAAAGGTACTCAACGATCATACGGCAACAGCTACAGGTGTTCGATTTGGGAAGCATGCACAGTATATCGCTTCTACCAGTATGGATCGAACATTAAAGCTCTATGGATTACCTTAA